From Xylanibacter oryzae DSM 17970, a single genomic window includes:
- a CDS encoding acyl-CoA carboxylase subunit beta: MSKQLEKIKELIAKREQARIGGGEKAIEKQHARGKYTARERIDMLLDEGSFEEYDMFKLHRCTNFGMEKKQFLGDGVVAGSGTIDGRLVYIFAQDFTVNGGSLSETMAQKICKVMDMAMKMGAPVIGINDSGGARIQEGICALAGFGEIFERNILASGVIPQISGIFGPCAGGAVYSPALTDFTLMMENTSYMFLTGPKVVKTVTGEDIDQEHLGGASVHSTKSGVTHFTASTEEEAMHMIKTLIGYIPSNNMEEAPRKECTDPIDRKEDLLNEILPDNPNEAYDMYKVISAITDNGEFFEVQPKFAKNIIVGFARFNGQSVGIVANQPSSYAGVLDVNASRKGARFVRFCDAFNIPIVSLVDVPGFLPGTGQEYNAVILHGAQLLYAYGEATVPKITITLRKSYGGSHIVMGCKQLRNDLNFAWPSAEIAVMGASGAVAVLCGKEAKAAEDPKAFLADKEDEYTEMFANPYQAAKYGYIDDVIEPRNTRFRICRGLAQLATKRQTLPAKKHGNIPM, translated from the coding sequence ATGAGTAAACAATTAGAAAAAATCAAAGAGCTTATTGCCAAACGCGAACAAGCTCGTATTGGAGGTGGAGAAAAAGCTATTGAAAAACAACATGCTCGTGGCAAATACACTGCGCGTGAACGTATAGATATGTTACTTGACGAAGGAAGTTTCGAAGAGTATGATATGTTTAAACTTCATCGTTGTACAAACTTCGGTATGGAGAAAAAACAGTTCTTGGGTGACGGTGTGGTAGCTGGTTCAGGTACTATTGATGGCCGTCTTGTTTACATTTTTGCACAAGATTTCACCGTCAATGGAGGTTCGCTTTCTGAGACAATGGCACAAAAAATATGCAAAGTAATGGATATGGCAATGAAGATGGGCGCTCCTGTTATTGGTATCAATGATTCAGGTGGTGCACGTATTCAAGAAGGAATATGCGCTCTTGCCGGCTTTGGCGAAATTTTTGAACGCAATATTCTTGCATCTGGCGTTATACCACAAATTTCTGGTATTTTTGGCCCATGTGCAGGCGGTGCTGTATATTCTCCGGCATTAACTGACTTTACACTTATGATGGAAAACACATCATATATGTTCCTTACAGGTCCTAAGGTTGTCAAGACCGTAACCGGAGAAGACATAGATCAGGAACACCTTGGTGGTGCATCTGTTCACTCAACAAAGAGTGGTGTAACCCATTTCACCGCATCTACAGAAGAAGAGGCAATGCATATGATAAAAACCCTTATCGGCTACATACCTAGCAACAATATGGAAGAAGCGCCTCGCAAAGAATGCACAGATCCTATCGATCGTAAAGAAGATCTCTTAAACGAGATTTTGCCTGATAACCCTAATGAAGCTTATGATATGTACAAAGTTATCAGCGCCATCACTGATAATGGAGAATTTTTTGAAGTTCAACCTAAATTTGCTAAAAACATTATTGTAGGATTTGCTCGTTTTAATGGACAAAGTGTTGGTATTGTAGCTAACCAACCTTCTTCTTACGCTGGTGTATTAGATGTAAATGCAAGCCGCAAAGGTGCTCGTTTCGTTCGCTTCTGTGATGCATTTAATATTCCTATTGTTTCTCTTGTTGACGTTCCCGGATTCTTACCTGGTACAGGTCAAGAATATAATGCGGTTATCCTGCACGGAGCACAGTTGCTTTATGCCTACGGTGAAGCCACAGTTCCTAAGATCACTATAACATTACGTAAAAGTTATGGTGGCAGCCATATTGTTATGGGATGTAAACAATTACGTAACGACCTCAACTTTGCTTGGCCATCAGCAGAAATCGCAGTTATGGGTGCTTCAGGTGCTGTTGCTGTTCTTTGTGGCAAAGAAGCAAAAGCAGCAGAAGATCCTAAGGCATTCCTAGCAGACAAGGAAGATGAATATACTGAAATGTTCGCCAATCCTTATCAAGCAGCCAAATACGGTTACATTGATGATGTAATTGAGCCTAGAAACACTCGTTTCCGTATATGTCGTGGACTAGCTCAGCTAGCGACAAAGCGCCAGACTCTGCCAGCAAAGAAGCATGGGAACATTCCTATGTAA
- a CDS encoding DUF4270 domain-containing protein — protein sequence MKAKLLTVISLITLAFTITACDDNTLELGASITPSSDSLNISTATFPVKTCSVIADSVLARTTTGYLGKIKDPETGSYITANFMSQFGTLENYEFPPKDSMVSKINGEIVADSCEIRLFINKYYGDSLNLMKITAYELGKPVEEGTNYYSNYSIEDHGYIRSTSQGGIQKDKSFTIVDLNEDVDTRNSSSYSKNIRIMLNSEYVDKDGVKYNNYGTYLMRKYFNDSSKKNYKNSYNFIHNVCPGFYFKLKSGLGNMAYIYVSELNVYFRYKNDSTIKGVSTFAGTEEVLHTTNIINDTKSISKLAEDNTGTYIKTPSGIFTEMEIPVNDIYLNHKNDTINSAKIVLTRINNSSQDSYNLDVPSTLLMIEKDSLYNFFEKEKIANYKNSFLASYSSSTNTYTFNNFSGLVSRMEDAMVKGMATDPEWEKKHPNWNKVLLVPVATTYNTTNSSSVLTKVVHDMSLSSTKLIGGNTNLTISVVYSKFTNIK from the coding sequence ATGAAAGCAAAACTATTAACAGTAATAAGCTTAATTACATTAGCATTTACGATTACTGCTTGTGATGATAATACTCTTGAATTAGGAGCTTCAATAACACCTAGTTCTGACAGTTTAAATATTTCTACTGCTACATTTCCTGTAAAAACGTGTTCTGTAATTGCAGATTCCGTATTAGCACGGACTACAACAGGTTACTTAGGAAAAATTAAGGACCCTGAAACAGGCTCTTATATTACGGCAAATTTTATGTCTCAATTTGGAACTTTGGAAAATTATGAATTTCCACCAAAAGATTCTATGGTTAGTAAAATAAATGGAGAAATTGTTGCCGATTCTTGTGAAATACGTTTATTCATTAACAAGTATTATGGTGATTCTCTAAACTTGATGAAAATCACTGCATATGAACTTGGAAAACCTGTCGAAGAAGGAACAAACTATTATTCAAATTATTCAATAGAGGACCATGGCTATATCAGAAGTACTTCGCAAGGTGGAATACAGAAAGACAAGTCATTCACGATTGTTGACTTGAATGAGGATGTTGACACGCGTAATTCTTCTTCTTACTCTAAAAACATACGAATAATGCTTAATTCAGAGTATGTTGATAAAGATGGGGTAAAATATAACAATTACGGTACATACCTAATGCGTAAATACTTTAATGACAGTTCGAAGAAAAACTATAAAAATTCATATAACTTCATTCACAATGTATGTCCAGGATTTTACTTCAAACTCAAAAGCGGATTAGGTAATATGGCATATATATACGTGTCCGAGTTAAACGTATATTTCAGATACAAAAATGATTCTACGATAAAAGGCGTCTCTACTTTTGCTGGTACAGAAGAGGTTTTACATACAACAAATATTATTAATGACACAAAAAGCATTAGTAAACTAGCTGAGGACAATACAGGTACTTATATCAAGACGCCATCTGGAATTTTTACAGAGATGGAAATTCCTGTCAATGACATATATCTTAATCATAAGAATGACACTATAAACAGTGCTAAAATAGTTCTTACCCGTATTAACAATAGTTCTCAAGATTCATACAATCTGGACGTACCATCAACATTGCTTATGATAGAGAAAGACAGTCTTTATAATTTTTTCGAAAAGGAAAAGATTGCAAATTATAAGAATTCGTTTTTAGCATCATATTCATCATCTACCAATACGTATACATTTAATAATTTCTCTGGATTAGTTTCGCGTATGGAAGATGCTATGGTAAAAGGAATGGCAACAGACCCTGAATGGGAAAAGAAACATCCTAATTGGAATAAAGTTCTTCTTGTACCCGTTGCAACAACATACAATACCACAAATTCATCATCTGTACTTACAAAAGTTGTACACGATATGTCTTTAAGCAGCACAAAACTTATAGGAGGAAATACAAATTTGACTATCAGCGTTGTATATAGTAAATTTACCAATATCAAATAA
- the mce gene encoding methylmalonyl-CoA epimerase, with product MKISHIEHLGIAVQSIEEALPYFENVLGLKCYNIEEVADQKVKTAFLKCGEVKLELLEPTSPESTIQKWLDKGNHGVHHVAFCIEDGVANALAECDEKGLRLIDKAPRKGAENLNIAFLHPKSTEGILTELCEH from the coding sequence ATGAAAATTTCACACATTGAACATTTGGGCATTGCAGTACAAAGTATTGAAGAAGCCCTACCGTATTTTGAAAATGTATTAGGCCTAAAGTGCTATAACATTGAAGAGGTAGCAGATCAAAAGGTAAAAACTGCATTCTTAAAATGTGGAGAGGTTAAGTTGGAGCTATTAGAGCCAACATCACCAGAGAGCACTATTCAGAAATGGTTGGATAAAGGTAACCACGGTGTACATCATGTAGCATTCTGTATAGAAGACGGTGTTGCCAACGCATTAGCCGAATGTGACGAAAAAGGACTTCGTCTAATAGATAAAGCTCCAAGAAAAGGAGCAGAGAATCTTAATATTGCATTTTTACATCCTAAATCAACAGAAGGAATACTCACAGAATTATGTGAGCACTAA
- the panD gene encoding aspartate 1-decarboxylase yields the protein MMIEILKSKLHCVTVTESNINYMGSITIDEDLMDAAGMISGEKVQIVDNNNGERFETYIIKGERGSGCICLNGAAARKVLVGDTVIIISYCLMDFEEAKKFKPTVVFPENNRVVK from the coding sequence ATGATGATTGAAATTTTAAAATCAAAACTACATTGTGTTACTGTTACTGAGTCAAACATCAACTATATGGGCAGTATAACTATTGATGAAGATCTAATGGATGCTGCTGGTATGATATCAGGTGAAAAAGTTCAGATTGTAGATAATAACAATGGAGAGAGATTTGAAACTTATATTATAAAAGGCGAAAGGGGTTCGGGATGTATATGTCTTAATGGTGCAGCAGCACGTAAAGTTCTGGTTGGTGATACTGTTATTATTATTTCCTATTGCCTAATGGATTTCGAAGAAGCAAAGAAATTCAAGCCAACAGTAGTATTTCCTGAAAACAATAGGGTTGTAAAATAA
- a CDS encoding glycogen/starch synthase produces the protein MKARKILFINQEIAPYVPDSEMALKGKDLPQAMQDYGMEVRTFMPKWGNINERRGQLHEVIRLSGMNLIIDDTDHPLIIKVASIPSTRIQVYFIDNDDYFTKRQMAHDESGEEYPDNGERAIFFARGVLETVKKLRWTPDIIHCQGWMAAVIPLYVKTAYHDEPSFANAKVVSSIFTNSLKGDLGDNFKQCVDFRDAKSELLDKYNKKFDFLELGKLAIDYSDGIIEAVSDANPALIDYANANNTPVLKFQAEENTEVYKNFFDQIIGDKE, from the coding sequence ATGAAGGCTAGAAAAATATTATTCATCAATCAGGAGATTGCTCCATATGTTCCTGACAGCGAAATGGCTCTTAAAGGAAAAGACTTGCCACAAGCCATGCAAGATTATGGTATGGAAGTGCGAACTTTTATGCCTAAGTGGGGTAATATAAATGAAAGACGCGGACAATTGCATGAGGTTATCCGACTTTCAGGAATGAATCTAATAATTGATGATACTGATCATCCTTTAATTATTAAGGTCGCTTCAATTCCATCAACACGCATTCAGGTGTATTTTATAGATAATGATGATTATTTTACAAAGCGCCAAATGGCACACGACGAATCAGGAGAAGAATATCCTGATAATGGTGAACGCGCTATATTCTTTGCAAGAGGAGTTCTTGAAACAGTAAAGAAGTTACGTTGGACACCAGATATTATTCATTGTCAGGGATGGATGGCCGCAGTGATTCCTCTTTATGTAAAGACAGCTTATCATGATGAACCTTCTTTCGCAAATGCCAAAGTTGTTTCTTCCATATTTACGAATTCACTAAAAGGAGATTTAGGTGATAACTTCAAGCAGTGTGTAGACTTCAGAGATGCTAAGTCAGAGCTGTTGGATAAATACAATAAAAAGTTTGATTTTTTAGAATTAGGAAAATTGGCAATTGATTATTCTGACGGAATAATTGAGGCTGTATCAGATGCAAACCCTGCTCTTATTGATTATGCCAATGCCAACAATACACCTGTGTTAAAGTTTCAAGCTGAAGAAAACACAGAAGTCTATAAGAACTTCTTTGATCAAATAATAGGAGATAAAGAATAA
- a CDS encoding N-acetylmuramoyl-L-alanine amidase-like domain-containing protein, with product MKKIVLVLFMLVVCGFVSADDYSCSSHDSALVVKLLKKAKNQPSNTNYMIFFARQLIGIPYVAHTLDISKRERLIINLHQLDCYTYVEAVSAFSICAKNHKYDFQSYVNTVKKLRYRGGKIEDYSSRLHYFTDWIIDNTLKGEVHEIQSPDPPFMATQIINVGFMSDNYQKYSMLKANPRLVPKIKIVEHSLNGRRYKYIPKYMVRNNIIMRKAVKDGDIIAIITNKKGLDTSHVGIAVWHNDGLHLLNASQLHHRVVEENMTFANYLSQHPVQTGIRVIRLVK from the coding sequence ATGAAAAAGATAGTTTTAGTTTTATTTATGTTAGTAGTATGTGGTTTCGTTTCGGCAGACGACTACTCATGTTCTTCACATGATTCAGCATTAGTGGTTAAACTCCTTAAAAAGGCAAAAAATCAACCTTCTAATACGAACTATATGATTTTTTTTGCAAGACAATTGATTGGAATTCCTTATGTGGCTCATACGTTGGATATCTCAAAAAGAGAAAGGCTCATTATAAATCTTCATCAATTAGACTGTTACACATATGTAGAGGCAGTTTCTGCTTTTTCAATTTGTGCTAAAAATCATAAATATGATTTTCAGAGTTATGTTAATACTGTTAAAAAGTTAAGATATAGAGGTGGAAAAATAGAGGATTATTCATCAAGGCTTCATTATTTTACCGATTGGATTATAGATAATACACTTAAGGGAGAGGTTCATGAGATACAGTCTCCAGATCCACCATTTATGGCTACACAGATAATTAATGTCGGATTTATGAGTGATAACTATCAAAAATACTCAATGCTTAAAGCAAATCCAAGGTTAGTACCCAAAATTAAAATTGTGGAGCATTCTCTTAATGGTCGTAGATATAAGTATATACCTAAATATATGGTGCGTAATAATATTATTATGCGCAAGGCTGTAAAGGATGGTGACATTATAGCTATAATAACAAATAAGAAAGGACTAGATACTTCTCATGTTGGTATCGCTGTATGGCATAATGATGGATTACATCTCCTCAATGCGTCTCAATTGCATCATAGAGTTGTAGAGGAAAATATGACTTTTGCCAATTATTTATCTCAACATCCTGTTCAAACAGGTATTCGTGTAATAAGACTTGTAAAATAA
- a CDS encoding ATP-dependent helicase, whose amino-acid sequence MNDNIILDSLNDSQREAVLYCDGPSLVIAGAGSGKTRVLTYKIAYLLQNGMKPWNILALTFTNKAAREMKSRIGKLVGEHLAAQLNMGTFHSVFSRILRVEAFHLGYNSNFTIYDDSDSRSLVKAIVKEMQLDDKVYKPATISGRISMAKNHLILAGDYPNHKELVDRDKTTRTPEMEKIYMTYCERCRKANAMDFDDLLVNTWLLFLNHSDVLSKYVNKFNFVLVDEYQDTNFVQQSIVLQLTKERQQVCVVGDDAQSIYSFRGANIDNILNFNGMYKNPKLFKLEQNYRSTQLIVQAANSLIKHNTRQIPKDVFSENNEGEKLILKPAYSDKEEALIVCNDIQRLHRIEKLEYNDFAILYRTNSQSRSFEEAMRKMNIPYRIYGGLSFYQRKEIKDIIAYFRLVANPDDEEAFRRIINYPTRGIGNTTVLKIIESAAHNAVSLWQVISNPVIFALGVNKGTATKISGFKDLIQSFIDDASNKDAYTLGTEIIKLSGISNDIYSNSDQEGLSRQQNLQEFLSGMQDFVESRREEGQGDNVLLSDFLQEVSLLTDLDSDKDVDAKRVTLMTIHSAKGLEFPTVFVVGLEENIFPSPMSSNSARELEEERRLLYVAITRAEKHCILTCAQNRFRYGTMEYDTPSRFIRDIDPNYLKIDSEISFGKYSDMPSYGGMGGGFGSDRSYGNPKNQNPHPVAHQFIADDKIKITSIPKRENPKEIFSDSFKEKLRNAGYKPVNRNSANRESVLAAKASSSLDFENNPSRLGNELVEGNLIEHQRFGVGKVLKIEGAGENAKATVEFKNSGTKQLLLKFAKFNILE is encoded by the coding sequence ATGAATGATAATATTATACTTGATTCGCTTAACGATAGTCAACGTGAGGCTGTCTTATACTGTGATGGACCATCGTTAGTTATAGCTGGAGCTGGTTCGGGAAAGACACGTGTGCTTACATATAAAATTGCATATTTGTTGCAGAACGGAATGAAACCATGGAATATTCTTGCTCTCACATTCACAAATAAGGCTGCGCGTGAAATGAAATCTCGTATAGGTAAGCTTGTTGGCGAGCATTTAGCAGCTCAGTTGAATATGGGTACTTTTCATTCTGTATTTTCTAGGATATTGAGAGTTGAAGCATTTCATTTAGGATATAATTCTAATTTTACAATATATGATGATTCTGATTCGCGTTCGTTGGTAAAGGCTATAGTAAAAGAGATGCAGTTGGATGATAAGGTATACAAGCCGGCAACGATATCAGGTCGGATAAGCATGGCTAAGAATCATCTTATACTTGCAGGTGATTATCCAAATCATAAGGAACTTGTTGATCGTGATAAAACGACAAGAACTCCTGAGATGGAAAAGATCTATATGACTTATTGTGAAAGATGTCGTAAGGCTAATGCGATGGATTTTGATGATTTGTTGGTTAATACATGGCTTTTGTTTTTGAATCATTCTGATGTACTTTCAAAATATGTCAATAAATTTAATTTTGTACTTGTTGATGAGTATCAAGATACAAACTTTGTACAGCAGTCTATTGTTCTTCAACTTACTAAAGAGCGTCAACAGGTATGTGTAGTTGGAGATGATGCGCAGAGTATATATAGTTTTCGTGGAGCAAATATAGATAATATATTGAATTTTAATGGGATGTATAAAAATCCCAAACTGTTTAAGTTGGAACAGAATTATCGTTCTACTCAGCTTATTGTACAAGCAGCTAATAGTCTGATTAAGCATAATACTCGTCAGATACCAAAGGATGTTTTTAGCGAAAATAATGAAGGCGAGAAACTCATACTGAAACCTGCATATAGTGATAAAGAAGAAGCTCTTATTGTATGTAATGATATTCAGCGTCTACACCGTATTGAAAAATTAGAATATAATGATTTTGCAATACTTTATCGAACAAACTCTCAAAGTCGTAGTTTTGAAGAGGCTATGCGTAAGATGAATATACCATATAGAATATATGGCGGATTGAGTTTTTATCAGCGCAAGGAAATAAAAGATATCATTGCATATTTCAGACTTGTAGCAAATCCTGATGACGAGGAAGCTTTTAGGAGGATAATAAATTATCCTACAAGAGGAATAGGCAATACAACTGTATTAAAGATAATTGAAAGTGCCGCACATAATGCAGTCAGTCTATGGCAGGTAATATCAAATCCTGTAATATTTGCTCTTGGAGTAAATAAAGGTACCGCTACCAAAATTTCCGGATTTAAAGATTTGATACAAAGTTTTATAGACGATGCGAGTAATAAAGATGCTTATACTCTAGGAACTGAAATTATAAAGTTATCGGGCATCAGCAATGATATATACTCAAATTCTGACCAGGAAGGTCTTTCAAGACAGCAGAACTTACAAGAATTTTTAAGTGGAATGCAAGATTTTGTTGAGAGTAGGAGAGAAGAGGGTCAAGGCGATAATGTCCTTCTATCTGATTTCCTCCAAGAAGTGTCTTTACTTACTGATCTTGATAGTGATAAAGATGTAGATGCTAAGCGTGTTACTCTTATGACGATACATAGTGCTAAAGGATTGGAATTTCCTACTGTATTTGTAGTTGGATTAGAAGAAAATATCTTTCCAAGTCCGATGAGCAGCAACAGTGCTCGTGAATTGGAGGAAGAAAGAAGACTCTTATATGTAGCTATTACCAGAGCAGAAAAACATTGTATCTTAACTTGTGCACAGAATCGTTTTAGATATGGTACAATGGAATATGATACACCTTCTAGATTTATTAGAGATATAGATCCTAATTATTTAAAAATTGATTCTGAAATATCATTTGGAAAATATTCAGATATGCCTAGTTATGGTGGAATGGGTGGCGGTTTTGGTAGCGATAGGAGTTATGGTAATCCTAAAAATCAAAATCCCCATCCGGTGGCTCACCAGTTCATTGCAGATGATAAAATCAAAATTACTAGTATACCTAAAAGAGAAAATCCTAAAGAAATATTTTCTGATAGTTTTAAGGAAAAACTGCGCAATGCCGGATATAAACCGGTAAATAGAAATAGTGCTAATCGTGAATCTGTTTTGGCTGCAAAGGCATCTTCTAGTCTGGATTTTGAAAATAATCCTTCTCGTTTAGGAAATGAATTAGTTGAGGGTAACTTAATTGAACATCAGCGTTTTGGAGTTGGTAAAGTACTTAAAATTGAAGGAGCCGGAGAAAATGCCAAGGCTACAGTGGAATTTAAAAATTCTGGTACCAAACAATTACTACTTAAATTTGCAAAGTTTAATATCTTAGAATAA
- a CDS encoding acetyl-CoA carboxylase biotin carboxyl carrier protein, producing MKEYKYTINGKKYEVTIGDIEENIANVKVNGEDYKVEMEKQQEPEKKKVVVRPVAKPVAAAPAASQNSASKINTANAIKAPLPGVVTEIKVAVGDTVKSGDTVVVLEAMKMANNLDAEKDGKVTAILVQPGESVMEDTPLVIVE from the coding sequence ATGAAAGAATATAAGTATACAATTAACGGTAAAAAGTACGAAGTTACTATTGGTGATATTGAAGAAAATATTGCTAACGTTAAGGTTAACGGCGAAGACTACAAAGTAGAAATGGAGAAGCAACAAGAACCTGAAAAGAAAAAGGTTGTTGTACGTCCTGTTGCAAAACCTGTTGCCGCTGCCCCTGCTGCATCACAGAATTCAGCGAGCAAAATAAATACAGCTAACGCTATCAAAGCTCCGCTACCTGGAGTTGTAACTGAAATAAAAGTTGCAGTTGGAGATACTGTAAAATCAGGTGATACTGTTGTAGTATTGGAAGCTATGAAAATGGCTAACAATCTAGATGCAGAGAAAGATGGGAAAGTTACAGCTATACTAGTGCAACCTGGCGAAAGTGTAATGGAAGACACTCCTCTTGTAATTGTTGAATAA
- the panC gene encoding pantoate--beta-alanine ligase, giving the protein MKVFHKISDLQNELFLARKEGKKVGLVPTMGALHAGHASLVNHSVADNDITVVSVFVNPTQFNDKNDLNSYPRDLDADCKLIEECGADFVFAPSVEEMYPTPDNRHFDFPPVTSVMEGAHRSGHFNGVCQVVSRLFYIVRPERAYFGEKDWQQIAVIKCLVKYLGISVQIVECPIVRDEDGLARSSRNALLSSDERVIAPNIFKSLKSSTDYAKKHTVEQTHDKVIKDINAIDGLEVEYFSIVDGNTLQDVSSWDDSQYIVGCITVYCGKKPVRLIDHIKYK; this is encoded by the coding sequence ATGAAAGTATTTCATAAAATTTCAGATCTTCAGAACGAGTTGTTTTTAGCTCGTAAAGAGGGTAAAAAAGTTGGCCTTGTGCCAACAATGGGTGCTCTACATGCTGGACATGCATCACTTGTAAATCATAGTGTGGCAGATAATGATATAACAGTCGTTTCTGTTTTTGTAAATCCCACTCAGTTTAATGATAAAAATGATTTGAACAGTTATCCGCGTGACTTGGATGCTGATTGCAAACTGATTGAGGAATGTGGAGCAGATTTTGTATTTGCACCTTCTGTTGAAGAAATGTATCCAACACCAGATAATCGACATTTTGATTTCCCTCCTGTTACTTCTGTAATGGAGGGAGCTCATCGTTCAGGTCATTTTAATGGAGTCTGTCAAGTTGTTAGTCGTCTTTTCTATATAGTACGTCCCGAACGTGCTTATTTTGGGGAGAAAGACTGGCAGCAGATAGCTGTTATTAAATGTCTTGTCAAGTATCTTGGCATTTCTGTACAGATAGTGGAATGCCCAATCGTTCGTGATGAAGACGGATTGGCCCGTAGTTCGCGTAATGCATTGCTATCTTCGGACGAGCGTGTAATAGCGCCTAATATATTTAAATCTCTCAAAAGCAGTACAGATTATGCCAAAAAACATACCGTTGAGCAAACTCATGATAAAGTAATAAAAGATATAAATGCGATAGATGGACTTGAAGTGGAGTATTTCTCAATTGTTGATGGCAATACTTTACAGGATGTATCTTCATGGGATGATTCACAATATATAGTTGGTTGTATAACTGTATATTGCGGTAAAAAACCTGTACGTCTTATTGACCACATTAAATATAAATAA